The Pagrus major chromosome 17, Pma_NU_1.0 genome includes a region encoding these proteins:
- the LOC141011492 gene encoding free fatty acid receptor 2-like: protein MEVLSEVLLSVYIIAFLIGLPANLVALYAFSVKIHTKPLPTDILLLNLTISDLLFLITLPLKMHEAASGMKWDLPDYLCSITSFTFFCTIYTSSLLLTAVSVVRYIGVAFPIAYRQLQKPVYALVTSAVIWLISAAHSSIILITMHHPDLAHKNSTVCYENFTTQQLKVLLPVRLEVSVVLCLLPLLVCVYCYLRCILILYSRPMISKMQKQKAIGMALGTLAVFLICVFPFSVSHFVGFFQGDSPSWRYYTLLLSTFNTCIDPIIFYFSSSSFHCNSENSIFRKLAPRVQQQTASSA, encoded by the coding sequence ATGGAGGTGTTGAGTGAAGTTCTTCTCTCAGTTTACATCATTGCCTTCCTGATAGGCCTGCCAGCCAATCTCGTGGCTCTCTATGCCTTCAGTGTTAAGATCCACACAAAGCCACTTCCAACAGACATCCTTCTGCTCAACCTGACCATCTCTGACCTCCTCTTTTTGATCACCCTTCCTCTCAAGATGCACGAGGCAGCTTCAGGCATGAAATGGGACCTGCCTGACTACTTGTGCTCCATCACCTCCTTCACCTTCTTCTGCACAATCTACACCAGCTCCTTGCTGCTGACGGCAGTCAGTGTGGTTCGCTACATTGGAGTAGCTTTCCCCATCGCCTATCGTCAGCTGCAGAAACCTGTGTACGCGTTAGTGACCAGTGCTGTTATTTGGTTAATctcagcagcacacagcagcattaTTTTGATCACCATGCACCACCCAGACCTGGCCCACAaaaattccactgtgtgctacGAGAACTTCACAACGCAGCAGCTGAAGGTCCTCCTCCCAGTCCGTTTGGAGGTTTCCGTTGTGCTCTGCCTTTTACCTCTTCTGGTTTGTGTTTACTGCTACCTGCGCTGCATCTTGATCCTGTACAGCCGCCCCATGATATCCAAGATGCAGAAGCAGAAGGCCATCGGAATGGCCCTGGGGACTCTAGCTGTGTTTCTCATTTGTGTGTTCCCATTCAGCGTTTCTCATTTCGTGGGTTTCTTCCAGGGTGACAGCCCAAGTTGGAGGTACTACACTTTGCTGCTAAGCACCTTCAACACCTGCATTGATCCCATCATCTTCtacttttcctcctcctctttccactGCAACAGTGAAAACTCCATTTTCAGGAAGCTTGCTCCAAGAGTACAACAGCAAACCGCAAGTTCTGCCTAA
- the LOC141011495 gene encoding free fatty acid receptor 3-like, with product MENEVWSQILLSVYIISFLIGLPANLLALYAFSVKIHSKPLPTDILLLNLTISDLLFLITLPLKMHEAASGMTWNLPDYLCSITSFAFFSTIYTSSLMLMAVSVVRYVGVAYPLVYHQLQKPVYALVTSAVIWLISAAHCSITFITVHHPDLAHKNSTVCYEDFTKKQLKVLLPVRLEFFFVLCLIPLLICVYCYLRCILILYSRPRISKMQKQKAIGMASGTLAVFLICVMPYNLSHLVGFFQGESPKWRYYTLLLSTFNTCIDPIIFYFSSSSFRCNSEKSIFRKRAPGVKQQPASSA from the coding sequence ATGGAAAACGAGGTGTGGAGTCAGATTCTTCTCTCAGTTTACATCATTTCCTTCCTGATAGGCCTGCCAGCCAACCTCCTGGCTCTCTATGCCTTCAGTGTTAAGATCCACTCCAAGCCACTTCCAACAGACATCCTTCTGCTCAACCTGACCATCTCTGACCTCCTCTTTTTGATCACCCTTCCTCTCAAGATGCACGAGGCAGCTTCAGGCATGACATGGAACTTGCCTGACTACTTGTGCTCCATCACCTCCTTTGCCTTCTTCAGCACAATCTACACCAGCTCCTTGATGCTGATGGCAGTCAGTGTGGTTCGCTATGTTGGGGTAGCTTACCCATTAGTCTATCATCAGCTGCAGAAACCTGTGTACGCGTTAGTTACCAGTGCTGTTATTTGGTTAATCTCAGCAGCACACTGCAGCATAACTTTCATCACCGTGCACCACCCAGACCTGGCCCACAaaaattccactgtgtgctacGAGGACTTCACAAAAAAGCAGTTGAAGGTCCTCCTCCCAGTCCGTTTGgagtttttctttgtgctctGCCTTATACCTCTTCTGATTTGTGTTTACTGCTACCTGCGTTGCATCTTGATCCTGTACAGCCGCCCCAGGATATCCAAGATGCAGAAGCAGAAGGCCATCGGAATGGCCTCGGGGACTCTAGCTGTGTTTCTCATTTGTGTGATGCCGTACAACCTCTCACATTTGGTGGGTTTCTTCCAGGGTGAGAGCCCAAAATGGAGGTACTACACCCTGCTGCTAAGCACCTTCAACACCTGCATCGATCCCATCATCTTCtacttttcctcctcctctttccgCTGCAACAGTGAAAAGTCCATTTTCAGGAAGCGTGCTCCAGGAGTAAAACAGCAACCCGCTAGTTCTGCCTAA
- the LOC141011494 gene encoding free fatty acid receptor 2-like translates to MLESEVWSQILLSVYIISFLIGLPANLLALYAFSVKIHSKPLPTDILLLNLTVSDLLFLIILPLKMHEAAAGMKWDLPDYMCSITSFTFFCAIYTSTLLLTAVSVVRYIGVAFPVAYHQLQKPVYALVTSAVIWLISAAHSSIILITTHHPDLAHKNSTMCYENFTKKQLKVLLPVRLEVFIVLCLIPLLICVFCYLRCILILYSRPMISKMQKQKAIGMASGTLAVFLICVLPYNLSHLVGFIKGESPSWRYYTLLLSTFNTCIDPIIFYFSSSSFRCNSEKSIFRKRVPRAQQQTASSNLD, encoded by the coding sequence ATGTTGGAGAGTGAGGTGTGGAGTCAGATTCTTCTCTCAGTTTACATCATTTCCTTCCTGATAGGCCTGCCAGCCAACCTCCTGGCTCTCTATGCCTTCAGTGTTAAGATCCACTCCAAGCCACTTCCAACAGACATCCTTCTGCTCAACCTGACTGTCTCTGACCTCCTCTTTTTGATCATCCTTCCTCTCAAGATGCACGAGGCAGCTGCAGGCATGAAATGGGACCTGCCTGACTACATGTGCTCCATCACCTCCTTCACTTTCTTCTGCGCAATCTACACCAGTACCTTGCTGTTGACGGCAGTCAGTGTGGTTCGCTACATTGGAGTAGCTTTCCCTGTCGCCTATCATCAGCTGCAGAAACCTGTGTACGCGTTAGTGACCAGTGCTGTTATTTGGTTAATctcagcagcacacagcagcattaTTCTGATCACCACGCACCACCCAGACCTGGCCCACAAAAATTCCACTATGTGCTACGAGAACTTCACAAAAAAGCAATTGAAGGTCCTCCTCCCAGTCCGTTTGGAGGTTTTCATTGTGCTCTGCCTCATACCTCttctgatttgtgttttctgctacCTGCGCTGCATCTTGATCCTGTACAGCCGCCCCATGATATCCAAGATGCAGAAGCAGAAGGCCATTGGAATGGCCTCGGGGACTCTAGCTGTGTTTCTCATTTGTGTGCTGCCGTACAACCTCTCACATCTGGTGGGTTTCATCAAGGGTGAGAGCCCAAGTTGGAGGTACTACACCCTGCTGCTAAGCACCTTCAACACCTGCATTGATCCCATCATCTTCtacttttcctcctcctctttccgCTGCAACAGTGAAAAGTCCATTTTCAGGAAGCGTGTTCCAAGAGCACAACAGCAAACCGCAAGTTCTAACTTAGACTAA